Proteins from a genomic interval of Vespula pensylvanica isolate Volc-1 chromosome 22, ASM1446617v1, whole genome shotgun sequence:
- the LOC122636472 gene encoding uncharacterized protein LOC122636472 isoform X2: protein MQTVLREALCIRVSGGKLDFPRHASFAAIKIVMWWEAEFLITFKRPSGLSTVKCKTITELETGDGVVKNVLPSEFILMVVDTADQLLEHLHTLIQECLDHADLTVLTATLGAAALIRNCLWCYNQYVKNIVSIGSSEKINNCYKSYHEMAEAVAERLLDLHCRLISLYILNEADSLDWQSDKSFFERERCSFVVQMWWLYMQGTRADLWETVPPQMAQRVFTGMLNESLSIIVTRFVYGRPTLARSEQFWTDAFNVLCCTGYLTLAACTESEEMIGIRSNKLPTVIRDVHAKCNELLVCLLFRGTPLEDLYQAFRNGLENLQILQHRRGPPPWVLICVPRLLGKSDLDLQSDNLTEDRIVILELNILRNQPQPNWPQLIKVISMNNYIVAKMLLNVLVRKCVGFTSDQNLIITRRNETMIKDGNNKNELYNQKNCGGFLCSESSCKKLSTISPNLGLFSLTYILAIIVNDPEDVIIPALKQDPNWANYLDRQQVWNQSRPPWLNALMVPLISMMPSIVETLLDAVKTGASMYQAMSLALACFTELHVTTPMTILRTALTLNKNVPARCHPLGGSVLLQIFSAALYSSFLDIATNDQTDIQNKTSVEINLESGSFNPHDKIAASNALAEAICSIDEDNKHTAQIDYFTQVIEDSVKGTNQTPKCVKLKNMTRIIETYTDELLFTDTGRQSLKITHEYLLRASDWVLKGLWNGGSYPQPDLIDFSEIPLKAKPLTHIMFHIEDTDFDQFLTNYESTNWKKVLTMPLSVNVERARSQTLARPEFKNVGELSQEEREVINSIKRLCSSSVRSTRFK, encoded by the exons ATGCAGACGGTACTGAGAGAAGCTCTGTGCATTCGCGTCAGCGGTGGAAAACTCGATTTTCCAAGGCACGCCTCGTTTGCAGCAATTAAAATCGTTATGTGGTGGGAGGCTGAATTCTTGATTACGTTTAAACGACCCTCAGGATTAAGCACTGTCAAATGCAAAACTATAACAGAACTCGAGACGGGCGATGGAGTTGTTAAAAATGTTCTACCGTCCGAATTTATTCTTATGGTCGTCGATACGGCCGATCAATTGCTcg aaCATTTGCATACGTTGATACAGGAGTGTCTGGATCATGCAGATTTGACCGTTCTTACGGCTACATTAGGAGCAGCGGCATTGATTAGAAATTGTCTTTGGTGTTACAATCagtatgttaaaaatatcgtCTCTATCGGATCAAG cgagaaaataaataattgttacaaATCTTATCACGAAATGGCGGAAGCTGTAGCAGAAAGATTACTCGATTTACATTGCCGCTTAATCTCTTTATACATACTCAACGAAGCTGATTCTCTCGATTGGCAGAGTGATAAGTCCttcttcgagagagaaagatgttcTTTTGTAGTACAAATGTGGTGGCTCTATATGCAAG GAACAAGAGCAGATTTATGGGAAACTGTACCTCCGCAAATGGCACAACGCGTGTTCACAGGGATGTTAAACGAGTCTCTATCTATCATCGTTACTCGATTTGTTTat GGTCGACCTACTTTGGCTAGATCCGAGCAATTTTGGACAGATGCATTTAACGTTCTCTGTTGCACCGGATATCTCACTTTAGCTGCCTGCACCGAGAGTGAAGAGATGATAGGTATccgatcgaataaattacCAACTGTTATAAGGGATGTGCATGCCAAATGTAACGAGTTACTCGTTTGCTTATTATTTCGTGGTACACCGTTGGAGGATTTGTATCAG GCTTTTCGTAATGGATtggaaaatttacaaatattacagCATCGACGTGGTCCTCCTCCTTGGGTATTAATATGCGTTCCACGTTTGTTAGGTAAATCCGATTTAGATTTACAGTCAGACAATCTAACTGAAGATAGAATCGTGATTTTGGAATTGAATATACTTAGGAATCAACCACAGCCTAATTGGCCGCAATTGATAAAA GTGATCTCAATGAACAATTACATAGTCGCAAAGATGTTATTGAACGTGTTGGTACGTAAATGCGTCGGCTTTACTTCCGATCAAAATCTCATAATaacaagaagaaacgagacgaTGATCAAAGATGGAAATAATAAGAACGAATTGTACAATCAAAAAAATTGCGGTGGATTTTTGTGCAGCGAATCGAGCTGTAAAAAGTTATCAACGATATCACCGAATTTAGGCCTTTTCAGTCTGACGTATATTCTTGCTATTATCGTTAACGATCCTGAGGATGTAATTATACCTGCTTTGAAGCAGGATCCCAATTGGGCTAATTATCTCGATAGGCAGCAG GTTTGGAATCAATCGAGACCACCATGGTTAAACGCACTTATGGTACCTTTGATTAGCATGATGCCTTCAATAGTAGAGACCCTTTTGGATGCCGTAAag acAGGAGCAAGCATGTATCAAGCGATGTCACTAGCATTGGCCTGTTTCACTGAATTACACGTTACCACTCCAATGACGATATTGCGAACGGCATTGActcttaataaaaatgtccCAGCTCGGTGTCATCCTCTTGGTGGTTCTGTGcttcttcaaattttctctGCTGCCCTTTACTCAAGTTTTCTCGATATCGCGACGAACGATCAAACggatatacaaaataaaacttCAGTAGAAATCAACTTAGAGTCAGGCTCTTTTAATCCGCACGATAAAATAGCTGCATCGAATGCACTCGCCGAAGCAATTTGTAGCATCGACGAGGATAACAAACACACGGCAcagatcgattattttacgCAAGTGATCGAGGACAG CGTTAAAGGAACGAATCAAACTCCTAAATGcgtcaaattaaaaaatatgactcGTATCATTGAAACATACACCGACGAATTGTTGTTCACTGACACGGGAAGACAATCCTTGAAA ATAACGCACGAATATCTACTGCGTGCTTCCGATTGGGTGTTAAAGGGGCTGTGGAACGGAGGGAGCTATCCACAGCCGGATTTAATCGATTTCTCCGAAATTCCATTGAAGGCGAAACCGCTAACCCATATCATGTTTCACATCGAAGATACTGATTTTGATCAG TTTCTAACTAATTACGAGTCAACGAATTGGAAAAAGGTATTGACAATGCCATTATCTGTGAATGTGGAACGCGCTCGTAGCCAAACCCTCGCTCGTCCGGAATTCAAGAATGTTGGGGAGTTATctcaagaagagagagaagtgatcAACTCGATCAAACGGCTTTGTTCTTCATCCGTACGATCTACTCGTTTTAAATAA
- the LOC122636472 gene encoding uncharacterized protein LOC122636472 isoform X3: MEIMEDGNLVDRVRILLQRDMQYYQEMQTVLREALCIRVSGGKLDFPRHASFAAIKIVMWWEAEFLITFKRPSGLSTVKCKTITELETGDGVVKNVLPSEFILMVVDTADQLLEHLHTLIQECLDHADLTVLTATLGAAALIRNCLWCYNQYVKNIVSIGSSEKINNCYKSYHEMAEAVAERLLDLHCRLISLYILNEADSLDWQSDKSFFERERCSFVVQMWWLYMQGTRADLWETVPPQMAQRVFTGMLNESLSIIVTRFVYGRPTLARSEQFWTDAFNVLCCTGYLTLAACTESEEMIGIRSNKLPTVIRDVHAKCNELLVCLLFRGTPLEDLYQAFRNGLENLQILQHRRGPPPWVLICVPRLLGKSDLDLQSDNLTEDRIVILELNILRNQPQPNWPQLIKVISMNNYIVAKMLLNVLVRKCVGFTSDQNLIITRRNETMIKDGNNKNELYNQKNCGGFLCSESSCKKLSTISPNLGLFSLTYILAIIVNDPEDVIIPALKQDPNWANYLDRQQVWNQSRPPWLNALMVPLISMMPSIVETLLDAVKTGASMYQAMSLALACFTELHVTTPMTILRTALTLNKNVPARCHPLGGSVLLQIFSAALYSSFLDIATNDQTDIQNKTSVEINLESGSFNPHDKIAASNALAEAICSIDEDNKHTAQIDYFTQVIEDR; encoded by the exons ATGGAGATTATGGAAGATGGGAATTTAGTAGATCGCGTTCGAATTTTATTGCAACGGGACATGCAATATTATCag GAGATGCAGACGGTACTGAGAGAAGCTCTGTGCATTCGCGTCAGCGGTGGAAAACTCGATTTTCCAAGGCACGCCTCGTTTGCAGCAATTAAAATCGTTATGTGGTGGGAGGCTGAATTCTTGATTACGTTTAAACGACCCTCAGGATTAAGCACTGTCAAATGCAAAACTATAACAGAACTCGAGACGGGCGATGGAGTTGTTAAAAATGTTCTACCGTCCGAATTTATTCTTATGGTCGTCGATACGGCCGATCAATTGCTcg aaCATTTGCATACGTTGATACAGGAGTGTCTGGATCATGCAGATTTGACCGTTCTTACGGCTACATTAGGAGCAGCGGCATTGATTAGAAATTGTCTTTGGTGTTACAATCagtatgttaaaaatatcgtCTCTATCGGATCAAG cgagaaaataaataattgttacaaATCTTATCACGAAATGGCGGAAGCTGTAGCAGAAAGATTACTCGATTTACATTGCCGCTTAATCTCTTTATACATACTCAACGAAGCTGATTCTCTCGATTGGCAGAGTGATAAGTCCttcttcgagagagaaagatgttcTTTTGTAGTACAAATGTGGTGGCTCTATATGCAAG GAACAAGAGCAGATTTATGGGAAACTGTACCTCCGCAAATGGCACAACGCGTGTTCACAGGGATGTTAAACGAGTCTCTATCTATCATCGTTACTCGATTTGTTTat GGTCGACCTACTTTGGCTAGATCCGAGCAATTTTGGACAGATGCATTTAACGTTCTCTGTTGCACCGGATATCTCACTTTAGCTGCCTGCACCGAGAGTGAAGAGATGATAGGTATccgatcgaataaattacCAACTGTTATAAGGGATGTGCATGCCAAATGTAACGAGTTACTCGTTTGCTTATTATTTCGTGGTACACCGTTGGAGGATTTGTATCAG GCTTTTCGTAATGGATtggaaaatttacaaatattacagCATCGACGTGGTCCTCCTCCTTGGGTATTAATATGCGTTCCACGTTTGTTAGGTAAATCCGATTTAGATTTACAGTCAGACAATCTAACTGAAGATAGAATCGTGATTTTGGAATTGAATATACTTAGGAATCAACCACAGCCTAATTGGCCGCAATTGATAAAA GTGATCTCAATGAACAATTACATAGTCGCAAAGATGTTATTGAACGTGTTGGTACGTAAATGCGTCGGCTTTACTTCCGATCAAAATCTCATAATaacaagaagaaacgagacgaTGATCAAAGATGGAAATAATAAGAACGAATTGTACAATCAAAAAAATTGCGGTGGATTTTTGTGCAGCGAATCGAGCTGTAAAAAGTTATCAACGATATCACCGAATTTAGGCCTTTTCAGTCTGACGTATATTCTTGCTATTATCGTTAACGATCCTGAGGATGTAATTATACCTGCTTTGAAGCAGGATCCCAATTGGGCTAATTATCTCGATAGGCAGCAG GTTTGGAATCAATCGAGACCACCATGGTTAAACGCACTTATGGTACCTTTGATTAGCATGATGCCTTCAATAGTAGAGACCCTTTTGGATGCCGTAAag acAGGAGCAAGCATGTATCAAGCGATGTCACTAGCATTGGCCTGTTTCACTGAATTACACGTTACCACTCCAATGACGATATTGCGAACGGCATTGActcttaataaaaatgtccCAGCTCGGTGTCATCCTCTTGGTGGTTCTGTGcttcttcaaattttctctGCTGCCCTTTACTCAAGTTTTCTCGATATCGCGACGAACGATCAAACggatatacaaaataaaacttCAGTAGAAATCAACTTAGAGTCAGGCTCTTTTAATCCGCACGATAAAATAGCTGCATCGAATGCACTCGCCGAAGCAATTTGTAGCATCGACGAGGATAACAAACACACGGCAcagatcgattattttacgCAAGTGATCGAGGACAG ATAA
- the LOC122636472 gene encoding uncharacterized protein LOC122636472 isoform X1, protein MEIMEDGNLVDRVRILLQRDMQYYQEMQTVLREALCIRVSGGKLDFPRHASFAAIKIVMWWEAEFLITFKRPSGLSTVKCKTITELETGDGVVKNVLPSEFILMVVDTADQLLEHLHTLIQECLDHADLTVLTATLGAAALIRNCLWCYNQYVKNIVSIGSSEKINNCYKSYHEMAEAVAERLLDLHCRLISLYILNEADSLDWQSDKSFFERERCSFVVQMWWLYMQGTRADLWETVPPQMAQRVFTGMLNESLSIIVTRFVYGRPTLARSEQFWTDAFNVLCCTGYLTLAACTESEEMIGIRSNKLPTVIRDVHAKCNELLVCLLFRGTPLEDLYQAFRNGLENLQILQHRRGPPPWVLICVPRLLGKSDLDLQSDNLTEDRIVILELNILRNQPQPNWPQLIKVISMNNYIVAKMLLNVLVRKCVGFTSDQNLIITRRNETMIKDGNNKNELYNQKNCGGFLCSESSCKKLSTISPNLGLFSLTYILAIIVNDPEDVIIPALKQDPNWANYLDRQQVWNQSRPPWLNALMVPLISMMPSIVETLLDAVKTGASMYQAMSLALACFTELHVTTPMTILRTALTLNKNVPARCHPLGGSVLLQIFSAALYSSFLDIATNDQTDIQNKTSVEINLESGSFNPHDKIAASNALAEAICSIDEDNKHTAQIDYFTQVIEDSVKGTNQTPKCVKLKNMTRIIETYTDELLFTDTGRQSLKITHEYLLRASDWVLKGLWNGGSYPQPDLIDFSEIPLKAKPLTHIMFHIEDTDFDQFLTNYESTNWKKVLTMPLSVNVERARSQTLARPEFKNVGELSQEEREVINSIKRLCSSSVRSTRFK, encoded by the exons ATGGAGATTATGGAAGATGGGAATTTAGTAGATCGCGTTCGAATTTTATTGCAACGGGACATGCAATATTATCag GAGATGCAGACGGTACTGAGAGAAGCTCTGTGCATTCGCGTCAGCGGTGGAAAACTCGATTTTCCAAGGCACGCCTCGTTTGCAGCAATTAAAATCGTTATGTGGTGGGAGGCTGAATTCTTGATTACGTTTAAACGACCCTCAGGATTAAGCACTGTCAAATGCAAAACTATAACAGAACTCGAGACGGGCGATGGAGTTGTTAAAAATGTTCTACCGTCCGAATTTATTCTTATGGTCGTCGATACGGCCGATCAATTGCTcg aaCATTTGCATACGTTGATACAGGAGTGTCTGGATCATGCAGATTTGACCGTTCTTACGGCTACATTAGGAGCAGCGGCATTGATTAGAAATTGTCTTTGGTGTTACAATCagtatgttaaaaatatcgtCTCTATCGGATCAAG cgagaaaataaataattgttacaaATCTTATCACGAAATGGCGGAAGCTGTAGCAGAAAGATTACTCGATTTACATTGCCGCTTAATCTCTTTATACATACTCAACGAAGCTGATTCTCTCGATTGGCAGAGTGATAAGTCCttcttcgagagagaaagatgttcTTTTGTAGTACAAATGTGGTGGCTCTATATGCAAG GAACAAGAGCAGATTTATGGGAAACTGTACCTCCGCAAATGGCACAACGCGTGTTCACAGGGATGTTAAACGAGTCTCTATCTATCATCGTTACTCGATTTGTTTat GGTCGACCTACTTTGGCTAGATCCGAGCAATTTTGGACAGATGCATTTAACGTTCTCTGTTGCACCGGATATCTCACTTTAGCTGCCTGCACCGAGAGTGAAGAGATGATAGGTATccgatcgaataaattacCAACTGTTATAAGGGATGTGCATGCCAAATGTAACGAGTTACTCGTTTGCTTATTATTTCGTGGTACACCGTTGGAGGATTTGTATCAG GCTTTTCGTAATGGATtggaaaatttacaaatattacagCATCGACGTGGTCCTCCTCCTTGGGTATTAATATGCGTTCCACGTTTGTTAGGTAAATCCGATTTAGATTTACAGTCAGACAATCTAACTGAAGATAGAATCGTGATTTTGGAATTGAATATACTTAGGAATCAACCACAGCCTAATTGGCCGCAATTGATAAAA GTGATCTCAATGAACAATTACATAGTCGCAAAGATGTTATTGAACGTGTTGGTACGTAAATGCGTCGGCTTTACTTCCGATCAAAATCTCATAATaacaagaagaaacgagacgaTGATCAAAGATGGAAATAATAAGAACGAATTGTACAATCAAAAAAATTGCGGTGGATTTTTGTGCAGCGAATCGAGCTGTAAAAAGTTATCAACGATATCACCGAATTTAGGCCTTTTCAGTCTGACGTATATTCTTGCTATTATCGTTAACGATCCTGAGGATGTAATTATACCTGCTTTGAAGCAGGATCCCAATTGGGCTAATTATCTCGATAGGCAGCAG GTTTGGAATCAATCGAGACCACCATGGTTAAACGCACTTATGGTACCTTTGATTAGCATGATGCCTTCAATAGTAGAGACCCTTTTGGATGCCGTAAag acAGGAGCAAGCATGTATCAAGCGATGTCACTAGCATTGGCCTGTTTCACTGAATTACACGTTACCACTCCAATGACGATATTGCGAACGGCATTGActcttaataaaaatgtccCAGCTCGGTGTCATCCTCTTGGTGGTTCTGTGcttcttcaaattttctctGCTGCCCTTTACTCAAGTTTTCTCGATATCGCGACGAACGATCAAACggatatacaaaataaaacttCAGTAGAAATCAACTTAGAGTCAGGCTCTTTTAATCCGCACGATAAAATAGCTGCATCGAATGCACTCGCCGAAGCAATTTGTAGCATCGACGAGGATAACAAACACACGGCAcagatcgattattttacgCAAGTGATCGAGGACAG CGTTAAAGGAACGAATCAAACTCCTAAATGcgtcaaattaaaaaatatgactcGTATCATTGAAACATACACCGACGAATTGTTGTTCACTGACACGGGAAGACAATCCTTGAAA ATAACGCACGAATATCTACTGCGTGCTTCCGATTGGGTGTTAAAGGGGCTGTGGAACGGAGGGAGCTATCCACAGCCGGATTTAATCGATTTCTCCGAAATTCCATTGAAGGCGAAACCGCTAACCCATATCATGTTTCACATCGAAGATACTGATTTTGATCAG TTTCTAACTAATTACGAGTCAACGAATTGGAAAAAGGTATTGACAATGCCATTATCTGTGAATGTGGAACGCGCTCGTAGCCAAACCCTCGCTCGTCCGGAATTCAAGAATGTTGGGGAGTTATctcaagaagagagagaagtgatcAACTCGATCAAACGGCTTTGTTCTTCATCCGTACGATCTACTCGTTTTAAATAA
- the LOC122636472 gene encoding uncharacterized protein LOC122636472 isoform X4, with protein sequence MEIMEDGNLVDRVRILLQRDMQYYQEMQTVLREALCIRVSGGKLDFPRHASFAAIKIVMWWEAEFLITFKRPSGLSTVKCKTITELETGDGVVKNVLPSEFILMVVDTADQLLEHLHTLIQECLDHADLTVLTATLGAAALIRNCLWCYNQYVKNIVSIGSSEKINNCYKSYHEMAEAVAERLLDLHCRLISLYILNEADSLDWQSDKSFFERERCSFVVQMWWLYMQGTRADLWETVPPQMAQRVFTGMLNESLSIIVTRFVYGRPTLARSEQFWTDAFNVLCCTGYLTLAACTESEEMIGIRSNKLPTVIRDVHAKCNELLVCLLFRGTPLEDLYQAFRNGLENLQILQHRRGPPPWVLICVPRLLGKSDLDLQSDNLTEDRIVILELNILRNQPQPNWPQLIKVISMNNYIVAKMLLNVLVRKCVGFTSDQNLIITRRNETMIKDGNNKNELYNQKNCGGFLCSESSCKKLSTISPNLGLFSLTYILAIIVNDPEDVIIPALKQDPNWANYLDRQQVWNQSRPPWLNALMVPLISMMPSIVETLLDAVKITHEYLLRASDWVLKGLWNGGSYPQPDLIDFSEIPLKAKPLTHIMFHIEDTDFDQFLTNYESTNWKKVLTMPLSVNVERARSQTLARPEFKNVGELSQEEREVINSIKRLCSSSVRSTRFK encoded by the exons ATGGAGATTATGGAAGATGGGAATTTAGTAGATCGCGTTCGAATTTTATTGCAACGGGACATGCAATATTATCag GAGATGCAGACGGTACTGAGAGAAGCTCTGTGCATTCGCGTCAGCGGTGGAAAACTCGATTTTCCAAGGCACGCCTCGTTTGCAGCAATTAAAATCGTTATGTGGTGGGAGGCTGAATTCTTGATTACGTTTAAACGACCCTCAGGATTAAGCACTGTCAAATGCAAAACTATAACAGAACTCGAGACGGGCGATGGAGTTGTTAAAAATGTTCTACCGTCCGAATTTATTCTTATGGTCGTCGATACGGCCGATCAATTGCTcg aaCATTTGCATACGTTGATACAGGAGTGTCTGGATCATGCAGATTTGACCGTTCTTACGGCTACATTAGGAGCAGCGGCATTGATTAGAAATTGTCTTTGGTGTTACAATCagtatgttaaaaatatcgtCTCTATCGGATCAAG cgagaaaataaataattgttacaaATCTTATCACGAAATGGCGGAAGCTGTAGCAGAAAGATTACTCGATTTACATTGCCGCTTAATCTCTTTATACATACTCAACGAAGCTGATTCTCTCGATTGGCAGAGTGATAAGTCCttcttcgagagagaaagatgttcTTTTGTAGTACAAATGTGGTGGCTCTATATGCAAG GAACAAGAGCAGATTTATGGGAAACTGTACCTCCGCAAATGGCACAACGCGTGTTCACAGGGATGTTAAACGAGTCTCTATCTATCATCGTTACTCGATTTGTTTat GGTCGACCTACTTTGGCTAGATCCGAGCAATTTTGGACAGATGCATTTAACGTTCTCTGTTGCACCGGATATCTCACTTTAGCTGCCTGCACCGAGAGTGAAGAGATGATAGGTATccgatcgaataaattacCAACTGTTATAAGGGATGTGCATGCCAAATGTAACGAGTTACTCGTTTGCTTATTATTTCGTGGTACACCGTTGGAGGATTTGTATCAG GCTTTTCGTAATGGATtggaaaatttacaaatattacagCATCGACGTGGTCCTCCTCCTTGGGTATTAATATGCGTTCCACGTTTGTTAGGTAAATCCGATTTAGATTTACAGTCAGACAATCTAACTGAAGATAGAATCGTGATTTTGGAATTGAATATACTTAGGAATCAACCACAGCCTAATTGGCCGCAATTGATAAAA GTGATCTCAATGAACAATTACATAGTCGCAAAGATGTTATTGAACGTGTTGGTACGTAAATGCGTCGGCTTTACTTCCGATCAAAATCTCATAATaacaagaagaaacgagacgaTGATCAAAGATGGAAATAATAAGAACGAATTGTACAATCAAAAAAATTGCGGTGGATTTTTGTGCAGCGAATCGAGCTGTAAAAAGTTATCAACGATATCACCGAATTTAGGCCTTTTCAGTCTGACGTATATTCTTGCTATTATCGTTAACGATCCTGAGGATGTAATTATACCTGCTTTGAAGCAGGATCCCAATTGGGCTAATTATCTCGATAGGCAGCAG GTTTGGAATCAATCGAGACCACCATGGTTAAACGCACTTATGGTACCTTTGATTAGCATGATGCCTTCAATAGTAGAGACCCTTTTGGATGCCGTAAag ATAACGCACGAATATCTACTGCGTGCTTCCGATTGGGTGTTAAAGGGGCTGTGGAACGGAGGGAGCTATCCACAGCCGGATTTAATCGATTTCTCCGAAATTCCATTGAAGGCGAAACCGCTAACCCATATCATGTTTCACATCGAAGATACTGATTTTGATCAG TTTCTAACTAATTACGAGTCAACGAATTGGAAAAAGGTATTGACAATGCCATTATCTGTGAATGTGGAACGCGCTCGTAGCCAAACCCTCGCTCGTCCGGAATTCAAGAATGTTGGGGAGTTATctcaagaagagagagaagtgatcAACTCGATCAAACGGCTTTGTTCTTCATCCGTACGATCTACTCGTTTTAAATAA
- the LOC122636476 gene encoding short neuropeptide F-like, which produces MRAELGLRTSILLVIFGIVCAMENYVDYGDESPDKSPAENIHELYRLILQRNALENGGFNGIPLEHLMIRKSQRSPSLRLRFGRSGSPHVPAGLLSKPMAAVATGFEDNN; this is translated from the exons ATGCGGGCTGAATTGGGTCTAAGAACTAGCATTCTTCTTGTCATCTTTGGCATCGTCTGCGCGATGGAAAATTATGTGGATTATGGAG aCGAATCACCGGATAAATCGCCGGCTGAGAATATTCACGAGCTTTACAGACTCATCCTACAACGGAACGCTTTAGAGAACGGCGGATTTAATGGTATCCCATTGGAACATCTTATGATTCGTAAATCCCAACGTTCACCATCATTGCGCTTACGATTTGGACGTTCTGGTTCACCTCATGTTCCG GCGGGCTTGCTCTCGAAGCCGATGGCAGCTGTGGCGACTGGTTTCGAGGACAACAATTAA